One window of the Arthrobacter sp. zg-Y919 genome contains the following:
- a CDS encoding DUF3817 domain-containing protein, with translation MSPRKLFRSLALAEAVTWTLLLIGMFAKYVLDFEALTPIFGGLHGFVFLAYGVVTLFVWANQKWPARTGILGLATTVIPWATIPFEKSVDRRGLLNGGWRMAPGGGEPTNAVDRVSALVLRRPIVAGIVALVAVAVVFSVLLYLGPPVPQG, from the coding sequence ATGTCACCCCGCAAACTGTTCCGCAGCCTCGCACTGGCCGAAGCCGTGACCTGGACCCTGCTCCTGATCGGCATGTTCGCCAAGTACGTGCTGGACTTCGAAGCCCTCACGCCCATCTTCGGCGGCCTGCACGGCTTCGTGTTCCTCGCTTACGGCGTGGTCACCCTGTTTGTCTGGGCCAACCAGAAATGGCCGGCACGTACCGGCATCCTGGGCCTGGCCACCACGGTGATCCCGTGGGCCACCATTCCCTTCGAAAAGTCCGTGGACCGCCGCGGCCTGCTGAACGGCGGCTGGCGGATGGCACCGGGCGGCGGCGAGCCCACCAACGCCGTGGACCGGGTCTCGGCCCTCGTCCTGCGCCGGCCCATCGTGGCGGGGATCGTGGCGCTGGTGGCCGTTGCCGTGGTCTTCAGCGTCCTGCTGTACCTGGGCCCGCCGGTTCCTCAGGGATAA
- a CDS encoding multidrug effflux MFS transporter has translation MSDTPPETGTRNRTAARTSIKYILMLGALAALPAVTTDMYLPALPEVAEDLHTSAAAAQFTLSGTLLGAAVGQLVIGPFSDRFGRRLPLIIGIALHVVVSLLCFLAPNIGALIVLRLLQGFFNAAAGVVALAVVRDRFTGSSAAAMLSRLMLIIGLAPLLAPTIGQAVSGLWNWRAVFLALALIGVVLGAIVLKWMPETLPPERRRTKGGASTFSGFRVLLKDRQFLALATIPGLGMAVIMSYVVGSPFVFQDEYGLSPAQYAAVFAINGVGMVISAQLNAWLVGRYNPLGILRLAVLLLLGLAMLLPVIVLTGLGGVAGLTAGLWLVLGMHGFIASNSSILALNNYGHMAGSAAALIGALQVGLAGIISPLVGILGGGAMAMVSVIIGCAVLIVLILATGTTAYRGGRTNRPDRRRLRPGGKPGAEPGAAGAAPLPAES, from the coding sequence GTGAGCGATACCCCGCCCGAAACTGGAACACGAAACCGCACTGCAGCCCGCACGAGCATCAAGTACATCCTGATGCTCGGTGCCCTGGCTGCGCTCCCGGCGGTGACCACCGACATGTACCTTCCGGCGCTGCCGGAGGTAGCCGAGGACCTGCACACCAGCGCCGCCGCGGCGCAGTTCACCCTCTCCGGCACGCTGCTTGGTGCCGCCGTCGGGCAGTTGGTGATCGGTCCGTTCTCGGACCGCTTCGGCCGGCGCCTGCCGCTGATCATCGGCATTGCCCTGCACGTGGTGGTGTCGCTGCTGTGTTTCCTCGCGCCCAACATCGGGGCGCTGATTGTGCTGCGCCTGCTGCAGGGCTTCTTCAACGCCGCCGCCGGCGTGGTGGCCCTGGCCGTGGTGCGGGACCGGTTCACCGGATCCTCCGCAGCCGCGATGCTTTCCCGGCTGATGCTGATCATCGGTCTGGCCCCACTGCTGGCCCCCACCATCGGGCAGGCGGTTTCCGGGCTGTGGAACTGGCGTGCCGTGTTCCTCGCTCTGGCCCTGATCGGCGTCGTCCTCGGAGCAATTGTCCTGAAGTGGATGCCCGAAACCCTGCCGCCGGAACGCCGCCGGACCAAGGGCGGTGCCAGTACGTTCAGCGGCTTCCGGGTCCTGCTCAAGGACCGGCAGTTCCTGGCGCTGGCCACGATTCCCGGCCTGGGCATGGCCGTAATCATGAGCTACGTGGTGGGTTCACCGTTCGTCTTCCAGGACGAATACGGACTCAGCCCGGCGCAGTACGCCGCCGTGTTCGCGATCAACGGCGTCGGCATGGTGATTTCCGCACAGCTCAACGCCTGGCTCGTGGGCCGCTATAACCCCTTGGGAATCCTGCGGCTCGCTGTGCTCCTGCTGCTGGGTCTGGCCATGCTGCTGCCGGTGATCGTACTAACCGGTCTGGGCGGCGTCGCCGGCCTGACCGCCGGGCTGTGGCTGGTCCTGGGCATGCACGGCTTCATTGCCTCGAACTCCTCCATCCTCGCCCTGAACAACTACGGCCACATGGCCGGCAGTGCCGCAGCGCTGATCGGGGCGCTGCAGGTGGGCCTGGCCGGGATCATCAGCCCGCTGGTCGGGATCCTGGGCGGCGGCGCCATGGCCATGGTCTCGGTGATCATCGGCTGTGCCGTCCTGATCGTCCTCATCCTGGCGACGGGGACGACGGCGTACCGCGGGGGACGTACCAACCGTCCGGACCGGCGTCGGCTGCGTCCCGGTGGTAAGCCCGGTGCAGAGCCAGGCGCCGCCGGTGCCGCCCCGCTGCCCGCGGAGTCCTAG
- a CDS encoding NAD-dependent epimerase/dehydratase family protein, with amino-acid sequence MTVLIAGCGDLGTEAGLRFAAAGFSVLGWRRSPEKLPAQITGSAVDLTAGNLPHIPADTDVVVIAVAADQRTEEAYRAAYLTGTANVLDALERDGVQPRRILFVSSTAVYGDADGGEVDEETPAAPASATGAVILEAEQLLHTRRPDAVVLRLSGIYGPGRTRLIDSVTAGTAVVPARTQLTNRIHRDDAAAAIVHLTTRVSSPAPLYVGVDMEPVELADVLGFLAAELGRQLPPASETSTSRGGNRRLSNRRLRGTGFEFAYPTYREGYRAVLAGAGVRHP; translated from the coding sequence ATGACGGTCCTGATCGCCGGCTGCGGCGATCTGGGCACGGAAGCCGGCCTGCGGTTCGCTGCGGCCGGCTTTTCCGTGCTGGGCTGGCGCCGCTCGCCGGAGAAGCTCCCGGCGCAAATCACCGGCTCCGCAGTGGACCTGACCGCCGGGAATTTGCCGCACATCCCGGCGGATACCGACGTCGTCGTGATTGCGGTGGCCGCCGACCAGCGGACCGAAGAGGCCTACCGCGCGGCCTACCTCACCGGTACCGCGAACGTCCTGGACGCCCTGGAGCGCGACGGCGTGCAGCCGCGGCGCATCCTCTTCGTCTCCTCCACCGCCGTGTACGGCGACGCCGACGGCGGCGAGGTGGACGAGGAAACACCGGCCGCCCCGGCGTCGGCCACCGGTGCCGTGATCCTCGAGGCCGAGCAGCTGCTGCACACCCGGCGGCCCGACGCGGTGGTGCTGCGCTTATCCGGCATTTACGGGCCGGGACGCACCCGGCTGATCGACTCCGTCACCGCAGGAACCGCCGTCGTCCCGGCACGGACCCAGCTGACCAACCGGATCCACCGGGACGACGCCGCCGCTGCCATCGTGCACCTCACCACCCGGGTTTCCTCTCCCGCGCCCCTGTATGTTGGAGTGGATATGGAGCCGGTGGAGCTGGCAGATGTGCTCGGATTCCTCGCCGCCGAACTGGGCCGGCAACTGCCGCCCGCAAGCGAAACATCCACCAGCCGCGGCGGCAACCGCAGGCTGAGCAACCGGCGGCTGCGCGGCACGGGATTCGAGTTTGCCTACCCCACGTACCGGGAAGGCTACCGCGCCGTGCTGGCTGGAGCCGGCGTCCGGCACCCGTAA